A single Streptomyces sp. 2114.4 DNA region contains:
- a CDS encoding DUF4326 domain-containing protein yields MTRTTVVNLKGHRDDPEYADVVYVGRAMHRGGWHLPASPLASPFRPGRDGSRAEVLAKYRAYLLERPDLLALLPALRGRRLGCWCVPEPCHAQVIAEIADSTE; encoded by the coding sequence ATGACACGTACGACGGTCGTCAATCTCAAGGGCCACCGGGACGACCCGGAGTACGCCGACGTGGTCTACGTAGGGCGTGCGATGCACCGGGGCGGCTGGCATCTCCCGGCGTCGCCGCTGGCCAGTCCGTTCCGTCCGGGCCGGGACGGGTCCCGTGCGGAGGTGTTGGCGAAGTACCGCGCCTACCTCCTGGAGCGCCCCGACCTGCTCGCGCTCCTGCCCGCACTGCGCGGACGCCGGCTCGGCTGCTGGTGCGTCCCGGAGCCCTGCCACGCCCAGGTGATTGCCGAGATCGCCGACTCGACGGAGTGA
- a CDS encoding flavodoxin family protein, whose product MQIKVAVAYHSGYGHTARQAAAVAAGAEKVPDTQVRLVSLAELNDEVWEVLQESDALIFGTPTYMGGSSAVFRAFVEATSQVWGDNMRWKNKIAGGFTNSGNMAGDKLNALIDIALFAAQHGMIWVGLAEYGGWNTSSGSPEDLNRLGSWLGAMSQSNNDEGADVTPCASDLRTAEALGRRIAETAHVHRAGRAAVGFDEVSA is encoded by the coding sequence ATGCAGATCAAGGTTGCGGTGGCTTACCACAGTGGATACGGCCACACCGCAAGGCAGGCGGCGGCCGTCGCGGCCGGTGCGGAGAAGGTTCCGGACACTCAGGTACGCCTGGTCTCCCTCGCCGAACTGAACGACGAAGTGTGGGAGGTGCTGCAGGAGTCCGACGCCCTGATCTTCGGCACGCCGACCTACATGGGCGGCAGCAGCGCCGTCTTCCGCGCATTCGTCGAGGCCACCAGCCAGGTCTGGGGCGACAACATGCGCTGGAAGAACAAGATCGCCGGTGGCTTCACCAACAGCGGCAACATGGCGGGAGACAAGCTCAACGCGCTGATCGACATCGCGCTGTTCGCCGCCCAGCACGGCATGATCTGGGTCGGTCTCGCCGAGTACGGCGGCTGGAACACCTCCTCCGGCAGCCCCGAGGACCTCAACCGGCTCGGCAGCTGGCTGGGCGCCATGTCGCAGTCCAACAACGACGAGGGGGCCGACGTCACCCCCTGTGCCAGCGATCTGCGGACCGCCGAGGCACTTGGCCGCCGGATCGCCGAGACCGCCCACGTGCACCGGGCCGGCCGGGCGGCCGTCGGGTTCGACGAGGTCTCCGCCTGA
- a CDS encoding ATP-binding protein yields MSTAEAPRTMTASPVLELQLDCRSEAVGPARHLAAGFLEQMVPATEKETREAVILVVSELVTNAVRHAGGKTCTLRLRAGPESVVVDVVDASPVLPRPRTPDVSGEGGGFGWSMVCRIASAVEIRKEPAGKTVTAVIPLQGPAAS; encoded by the coding sequence ATGAGCACCGCCGAGGCTCCTCGCACCATGACGGCGTCGCCGGTGCTGGAGCTTCAACTCGACTGCCGGTCCGAGGCCGTCGGACCCGCACGCCACCTCGCTGCCGGCTTCCTGGAGCAAATGGTGCCCGCCACGGAAAAGGAGACCAGGGAGGCGGTGATCCTGGTCGTCTCCGAACTGGTGACCAATGCGGTACGGCACGCGGGCGGTAAGACCTGCACGCTGCGGCTGCGGGCGGGCCCGGAATCGGTGGTGGTCGACGTGGTTGATGCCAGCCCGGTGCTCCCTCGCCCCCGTACCCCGGACGTCAGCGGTGAGGGCGGCGGTTTTGGATGGTCAATGGTCTGCCGCATCGCGAGCGCCGTAGAGATCAGGAAAGAGCCGGCCGGTAAAACCGTGACCGCGGTCATTCCCCTTCAGGGGCCCGCCGCATCGTGA
- a CDS encoding DUF3662 domain-containing protein, whose protein sequence is MGWLRRWERVVEECESALLAKIFRTDPVQLFDALRQECDEHAVVCSQSRVLVPNDYTVELAPRVHDELAARGGQVGRYLTDVLDRHAVERGYEWAGPLTVHVTLGEVPNGRYRVSSAALAHVPVGAAGPRR, encoded by the coding sequence ATGGGATGGCTGAGGCGTTGGGAACGTGTGGTGGAGGAATGCGAGAGCGCGCTGCTGGCCAAGATTTTCCGGACCGACCCGGTTCAGCTCTTCGACGCACTGCGGCAGGAGTGCGATGAGCATGCGGTCGTCTGCAGCCAGAGCCGCGTCCTCGTGCCCAATGACTACACCGTCGAGCTCGCACCACGGGTGCACGATGAACTGGCCGCGCGCGGTGGGCAGGTGGGGCGGTACCTGACCGATGTGCTGGACCGGCACGCCGTCGAGCGCGGATATGAATGGGCGGGTCCGCTGACCGTCCATGTCACCCTCGGCGAGGTGCCGAACGGCCGGTATCGCGTGTCGAGCGCGGCCCTCGCGCACGTTCCCGTCGGTGCCGCTGGCCCCCGTCGGTGA
- a CDS encoding GNAT family N-acetyltransferase codes for MTFPEPGVPPALRTQVAELRDEAWPPDSSSAPGTFTHDPALQPVSMLLVDGATVLAALDILTKHLVHDGERYRAAGLSTVVTRGSARGQGHGRRLVTAAHEAMATSGPDLGLFTCDRPLRPFYESAGWHHLPGAVLIGGTPLAPFPSDRPGFDKVTMADFFSPRSRRHRSAFPHSRIELYPGEVDKLW; via the coding sequence ATGACATTCCCGGAACCCGGTGTCCCGCCCGCGCTGCGTACGCAGGTGGCAGAGCTGCGAGACGAGGCCTGGCCCCCGGACTCCTCTTCGGCACCCGGCACGTTCACCCACGACCCGGCCCTGCAACCGGTGTCGATGCTGCTCGTCGACGGCGCCACGGTGCTCGCCGCATTGGACATCCTCACCAAGCACCTCGTCCATGACGGCGAGCGCTACCGGGCCGCGGGGCTGAGCACGGTGGTGACCCGTGGCTCCGCCCGCGGTCAGGGCCACGGTCGCCGTCTGGTGACGGCCGCCCATGAGGCAATGGCGACGAGCGGTCCGGACCTCGGTCTGTTCACCTGCGACCGCCCGCTCCGGCCCTTCTACGAAAGTGCGGGCTGGCACCATCTGCCCGGCGCGGTGCTGATCGGCGGTACCCCCCTGGCCCCGTTCCCCAGTGACCGCCCCGGCTTCGACAAGGTCACCATGGCCGACTTCTTCTCGCCCCGGAGCCGGCGGCACCGCTCCGCCTTCCCGCACTCCCGCATCGAGTTGTACCCGGGCGAGGTCGACAAGCTCTGGTGA
- the fabV gene encoding enoyl-[acyl-carrier-protein] reductase FabV, translated as MNERVITPRSRGFLFLDSHPAGCERLVQEMWQAAPSPVHVPDGAPVALVVGSSAGYGLAATIAGLARTGIRGIGVCFEKAPTERRTATAGWYRTAAIAELARRHGQEMVFLNGDAFSDEMKEQVADLLRQRFGRLDHLIYSVAAPRRTDPETGATYASVLKPIGEPYRTKTLVFDGDGTPEVKEVETPPAEADDIEQTVAVMGGADWERWVGHLADRGLLADGFTTAALSYIGSPLTDGIYRQGTIGAAKSHLEATARALDERLDKLVGGRAVTSVNGAAVTQSSTAIPGIALYVGLLRGALGEAMVPPIAQLADLWDQLTGVRPLDTDEDGRVRLDGWELNSAVQAAVTERWESATTETIARLADLDWFHAEVQRLYGFAVPGIDYTAPTTVQVPWPDATS; from the coding sequence ATGAACGAACGTGTCATCACCCCGCGCAGCCGCGGATTCCTCTTCCTCGACTCCCATCCGGCCGGCTGCGAGCGCCTGGTACAGGAGATGTGGCAGGCCGCGCCCTCGCCCGTCCATGTCCCGGATGGCGCCCCGGTGGCGCTCGTCGTCGGCTCCTCGGCCGGGTACGGGCTGGCCGCGACGATCGCCGGCCTCGCCCGGACGGGGATCCGCGGCATCGGCGTCTGCTTCGAGAAGGCCCCCACCGAGCGCCGCACCGCCACGGCCGGCTGGTACCGCACCGCCGCCATCGCTGAACTCGCCCGACGGCACGGCCAGGAGATGGTCTTCCTCAACGGCGACGCGTTCTCCGACGAGATGAAGGAGCAGGTCGCCGATCTCCTCCGACAGCGATTCGGCCGACTGGACCACCTGATCTACTCGGTTGCCGCGCCCCGGCGCACCGATCCGGAGACCGGTGCCACCTACGCCTCGGTCCTCAAGCCCATCGGGGAGCCGTACCGCACCAAGACCCTCGTCTTCGACGGTGACGGAACTCCGGAGGTCAAGGAGGTGGAGACCCCGCCGGCCGAGGCCGACGACATCGAGCAGACCGTTGCGGTGATGGGTGGCGCGGACTGGGAACGGTGGGTCGGCCACCTCGCCGACCGCGGTCTGCTCGCCGACGGGTTCACCACGGCAGCCCTGTCGTACATCGGCTCCCCCCTGACGGACGGGATCTACCGGCAGGGCACCATCGGCGCCGCCAAATCCCACCTCGAAGCCACCGCCAGGGCGCTCGACGAACGTCTCGACAAGCTGGTCGGCGGCCGCGCGGTGACCTCCGTCAACGGCGCGGCGGTCACACAGTCCTCCACCGCCATCCCCGGCATCGCCCTCTACGTCGGCCTGCTGCGCGGCGCGCTCGGCGAGGCCATGGTGCCGCCGATTGCACAGCTGGCCGACCTGTGGGACCAACTGACCGGCGTCCGGCCGCTCGACACCGATGAGGACGGCAGGGTCCGTCTCGACGGCTGGGAACTCAACAGCGCGGTCCAGGCCGCCGTCACCGAAAGGTGGGAGTCGGCCACCACCGAGACCATCGCGCGCCTCGCCGATCTCGACTGGTTCCACGCCGAGGTCCAGCGCCTTTACGGTTTCGCGGTACCGGGCATCGACTACACGGCCCCGACCACGGTTCAGGTTCCCTGGCCGGATGCCACTTCCTGA
- a CDS encoding potassium channel family protein: MVPSFLLSVLNRLFSNESWRRLHAQAAFWVTLVMTAVLLGGAALVVVAESGAPHANITSYPRALWWSIETATTVGYGDFYPVTLWGRIIASFLMLSAITAFGVITAALATWFVGRAEQDVIRVGKAVGNYAREDAEALRSELHTLHTRFDHVENLIRDKGSRSPS; encoded by the coding sequence TTGGTGCCGTCGTTTCTCTTGTCCGTGCTGAACCGCCTCTTCAGCAATGAATCCTGGCGCCGGCTTCATGCACAGGCGGCGTTCTGGGTCACGCTGGTCATGACCGCGGTACTTCTCGGCGGTGCCGCTCTGGTCGTGGTCGCCGAATCCGGTGCGCCGCACGCCAATATCACGTCATACCCGAGGGCTTTGTGGTGGTCGATCGAGACGGCGACCACCGTGGGTTACGGGGATTTCTATCCGGTCACGCTGTGGGGCCGCATCATTGCTTCGTTCTTGATGCTCAGCGCCATCACTGCGTTCGGGGTCATCACGGCAGCCCTCGCCACCTGGTTCGTCGGGCGCGCGGAGCAGGACGTGATCCGCGTGGGCAAGGCGGTGGGGAATTATGCACGCGAGGACGCGGAAGCGCTCCGCTCGGAACTGCATACGCTGCACACGCGCTTCGACCACGTGGAGAACCTGATCCGGGACAAAGGTTCCCGCTCCCCCTCGTGA
- a CDS encoding glycoside hydrolase family 15 protein, protein MTDAVSLRPSKADALRYTPIAEHGLIGDMRTAALVGTNGTIDWYCCTRFDAPSVFAAILDADRGGAFELAPDVPARTKQFYFPDTNILITRFFADHGVGEVQDFMPIVDDSHEADRHRLIRRVLCVRGAVPFTARVAPRFDYGRTTHTVSMRQGQTVFDSPDLSLALTSSVPVEIDGPDATSSFLLGEGESAVFALDRIGGGVEPRACPLTEAEDLFGATVRYWRTWLSHSRYRGRWREMVHRSALTLKLLTYAPTGAIVAAPTTSLPEQIGGERNWDYRYAWVRDAAFCIYALLRLGFTDEAKAFVHFLSENLVLNDGADGPLQIMYGIDGRSELPEEELLHWEGHLGSSPVRIGNEAVHQLQLDIYGALIDSLYLYDKWGEPLHSGHWATVGTLVNWVCEHWDQPDEGIWETRSKSQRFLYSQLMCWVAIERAIRIATHRGLPADMPRWAHARDAIYQRIMDSGWSSRRNAFVQHEGDEVLDASVLMMPLAKFISPTDPKWLSTLDALGEELVSDSLVYRYDPRRSPDGLRGQEGTFSICSFWYVEALSRAGRVDEARLAFEKMLTYANHLGLYAEEIGHTGEQIGNFPQAFTHLGLISAAFNLDRALG, encoded by the coding sequence ATGACCGACGCTGTGAGCCTCCGCCCCAGCAAGGCGGACGCACTCCGCTACACCCCCATCGCCGAGCACGGTCTGATCGGGGACATGCGTACGGCCGCACTCGTCGGCACCAATGGCACCATCGACTGGTATTGCTGCACGCGCTTCGACGCCCCCAGTGTCTTCGCGGCGATCCTCGACGCGGACCGGGGCGGGGCCTTCGAGCTGGCCCCGGACGTTCCCGCCCGGACGAAGCAGTTCTACTTCCCCGATACCAACATCCTGATCACGCGGTTCTTCGCGGACCACGGCGTCGGCGAGGTCCAGGACTTCATGCCGATCGTCGACGACTCCCACGAAGCGGACCGCCACCGGCTGATCCGGCGGGTGCTCTGTGTGCGCGGGGCCGTGCCGTTCACCGCCCGGGTGGCGCCCCGCTTCGACTACGGACGCACGACGCACACCGTGAGCATGCGGCAGGGCCAGACCGTGTTCGACTCCCCGGATCTCTCGCTGGCGCTGACGTCCAGCGTTCCGGTCGAGATCGACGGCCCGGACGCCACGTCCTCGTTCCTGCTGGGCGAGGGGGAGTCCGCAGTCTTCGCACTCGACCGGATCGGCGGCGGGGTGGAGCCGCGGGCCTGCCCGCTGACGGAGGCGGAAGACCTGTTCGGTGCCACGGTGCGGTATTGGCGCACCTGGCTGTCGCACTCCCGCTACCGAGGGCGCTGGCGGGAGATGGTGCACCGCTCCGCGCTCACCCTCAAGCTCCTCACATATGCCCCGACCGGCGCCATCGTGGCCGCCCCCACCACCAGCCTGCCCGAACAGATCGGCGGCGAGCGCAATTGGGACTACCGCTATGCATGGGTGAGGGACGCCGCGTTCTGCATCTACGCACTGCTGAGACTGGGCTTCACCGACGAGGCCAAGGCCTTTGTGCACTTCCTGTCCGAGAACCTCGTCCTCAACGACGGTGCCGACGGCCCGCTGCAGATCATGTACGGCATCGACGGCCGCAGCGAGCTTCCCGAGGAAGAACTCCTGCACTGGGAAGGACACCTGGGCTCCTCGCCCGTCCGGATCGGCAACGAGGCCGTCCACCAGCTCCAACTGGACATCTACGGGGCCCTCATCGACTCGCTCTACCTCTACGACAAATGGGGGGAGCCGCTGCACAGCGGGCACTGGGCCACCGTCGGCACCCTGGTCAACTGGGTCTGTGAGCACTGGGACCAGCCGGACGAAGGCATTTGGGAGACGCGCAGCAAATCCCAGCGCTTTCTGTACTCACAGCTGATGTGCTGGGTGGCCATCGAGCGCGCGATACGCATCGCCACCCACCGGGGTCTGCCGGCGGATATGCCGCGCTGGGCGCATGCCCGCGACGCGATCTACCAGCGGATCATGGATTCTGGCTGGTCCAGCAGGCGCAACGCGTTCGTCCAGCACGAGGGCGACGAAGTGCTTGACGCTTCCGTCCTGATGATGCCGCTGGCCAAGTTCATCTCTCCCACCGACCCGAAGTGGCTCTCCACTCTGGATGCGCTGGGCGAGGAGCTGGTGTCCGACTCCCTGGTCTACCGCTATGACCCCCGCCGCAGCCCCGACGGGCTGCGCGGCCAGGAGGGCACCTTCTCGATCTGCTCGTTCTGGTACGTCGAGGCGCTGTCCCGCGCCGGCCGGGTGGACGAGGCCCGGCTCGCCTTCGAGAAGATGCTCACCTACGCCAATCACCTCGGGCTGTACGCCGAAGAGATCGGCCACACCGGCGAACAGATCGGCAACTTCCCGCAGGCCTTCACCCATCTCGGCCTCATCAGCGCGGCATTCAACCTTGACCGGGCGCTGGGCTGA
- a CDS encoding type II CAAX prenyl endopeptidase Rce1 family protein, with the protein MATTYGTTPARGSAGRAWGRALLGGAVMACALGAGNALGEAFARALGVDGFVRQLLPAALVSALAVPTVMGLRAARPARRRPLGLGPLSLAPLGFLRGLAVTVSCAAAVLGAGTALGWVRWSGLDPAALASFLVSNALVAVLLEALPEEATLRGYAWAALRDRLGGVVSALGVTAVFLLVPAASTVVQAGVSRLVGVVPEPVGLTPEGQDPIAYLVLLSVFGLTLVAARTAPGPAPLWAAIGTHVAFLSVNRVVFEGVQRGAGWSARVAPAHAAVLELGYLAATTTVFVGARLVASRMRARTPRPGHPSAATTHSVGNWVGAGPLLVPAGRERPPSGAE; encoded by the coding sequence ATGGCTACGACCTACGGCACGACGCCGGCTCGGGGCTCCGCGGGGCGGGCCTGGGGCAGAGCGCTCCTCGGTGGCGCGGTGATGGCGTGCGCACTGGGAGCGGGGAATGCGCTGGGGGAGGCGTTCGCCCGGGCGCTCGGCGTGGACGGTTTCGTGCGGCAGCTGCTGCCTGCCGCGCTGGTGAGTGCGCTGGCCGTCCCCACCGTCATGGGGTTGCGGGCCGCCCGGCCGGCGAGGCGCCGTCCGCTGGGGCTCGGGCCCCTTTCCTTGGCACCGCTCGGCTTCCTCCGCGGCCTGGCCGTCACCGTCTCGTGTGCCGCCGCCGTGCTCGGGGCCGGTACCGCGCTCGGGTGGGTCCGCTGGTCCGGCCTGGACCCGGCGGCCCTCGCCTCGTTCCTGGTGAGCAATGCCCTGGTGGCCGTGCTGCTGGAGGCGCTGCCCGAGGAGGCGACGTTGCGCGGCTATGCCTGGGCCGCGTTGCGCGACCGGCTCGGCGGCGTGGTCTCCGCCCTGGGGGTGACAGCGGTCTTCCTGCTGGTACCGGCGGCATCCACCGTGGTGCAGGCCGGGGTCTCCCGCTTGGTGGGCGTGGTGCCCGAGCCGGTGGGTCTCACCCCCGAGGGGCAGGATCCGATCGCCTACCTGGTGTTGCTCTCGGTCTTCGGGCTCACGCTGGTGGCTGCCCGGACGGCGCCGGGGCCCGCGCCGCTGTGGGCGGCGATCGGCACCCATGTGGCCTTCCTGAGCGTCAACCGTGTGGTGTTCGAGGGTGTACAGCGTGGCGCGGGCTGGTCCGCGAGGGTCGCTCCGGCCCATGCCGCGGTGCTGGAACTGGGGTATCTGGCGGCCACGACGACGGTCTTCGTCGGGGCAAGGCTGGTGGCGTCCCGGATGAGGGCGCGGACGCCTCGGCCCGGGCACCCGTCCGCGGCGACCACGCACAGTGTGGGCAACTGGGTCGGTGCCGGCCCGCTGCTCGTCCCGGCCGGACGGGAGCGGCCGCCCTCCGGCGCCGAATGA
- a CDS encoding methyltransferase, translating into MFKTTTDAELAGNPIDEVIGSTIRYAALTSAAKLGIFTALEEDGPQTLDELAKSIGASTDGTRAVADVAAVLGWLTLEDGRYRNGPLAERWLGKNAEYDFTPALLWAYELTNVMWDLPQAVRDGKPARSLWERWAGNPEAGRDFSAYMRVKSRLTVRSIVDAVPLPEGARRLLDLGGSHGLHSMAMCERHPGLTATIVDLPEALADTGAAIEEAGLADRISLQRGSFLSGDLGTGYDVVFLFEIVHNHTDEENRDLIARAAKALRPGGRIVVLEDVRGEQLDEHNAAFSLAMYACSGDRTYSLPEISGWLTGAGLKTVERIALPSSVSLVVGTK; encoded by the coding sequence ATGTTCAAGACCACCACCGACGCCGAGCTGGCGGGCAACCCGATCGACGAGGTGATCGGGTCCACCATCCGCTACGCGGCACTCACCTCCGCCGCCAAGCTCGGCATTTTCACCGCGCTGGAGGAGGACGGTCCCCAGACCCTCGACGAGCTGGCCAAGTCCATCGGCGCGAGTACGGACGGCACCCGCGCGGTGGCCGACGTCGCCGCCGTCCTGGGCTGGCTCACCCTGGAGGACGGGCGCTACCGCAACGGCCCGCTCGCCGAACGCTGGCTGGGCAAGAACGCCGAGTACGACTTCACCCCGGCGCTGTTGTGGGCCTACGAACTCACCAACGTCATGTGGGATCTGCCGCAGGCCGTACGGGACGGCAAGCCCGCCCGGTCGTTGTGGGAGCGCTGGGCCGGCAACCCCGAGGCCGGGCGGGACTTCTCCGCGTACATGCGGGTCAAGTCGCGCCTGACGGTGCGGTCCATCGTCGATGCCGTGCCGCTGCCCGAAGGGGCGCGGCGCCTGCTGGACCTGGGCGGCTCGCACGGTCTGCACTCCATGGCCATGTGCGAACGGCACCCCGGACTCACCGCGACCATCGTCGACCTGCCCGAGGCGCTTGCCGACACCGGAGCCGCGATCGAGGAGGCGGGGCTGGCCGACCGGATCAGCCTCCAGCGCGGCAGCTTCCTCAGCGGCGACCTCGGCACCGGCTATGACGTGGTCTTCCTCTTCGAGATCGTGCACAACCACACCGACGAGGAGAACCGGGACCTGATCGCGCGGGCCGCCAAGGCGCTGCGGCCCGGCGGCCGGATCGTGGTGCTGGAAGACGTCCGCGGCGAACAGCTCGACGAGCACAACGCGGCGTTCTCCCTGGCGATGTACGCCTGCTCCGGCGACCGCACCTACAGC
- a CDS encoding serine protease — MSRPTAAHGRLALLLTTLLLGVSLALAPGPLAHAAGAPDGPAHPAASAGTYWTAQRMRAAKPAVVTRSSRTPRPATDPPPPSHPFDGLPQVGTFFWTDGSNTGRFCGGTVVRSPRRNLVVSAGHCLRSPDPKRHLSFVPQYHDGLTPHGIYPVDRSYLDQRYYDLGTDAGARWDYAVVRLGARSDGQEVEDVTGGFDLLPYPGYDHRKVRLIGYPGNSDTSHPKPLDCTSSTHRYTSTDPAAPGDFLEIACAGYIGGTSGGPFLVRDFTGYALIGVIGGYHTGGDFPDVSYSSYFTADTLALYAHAVRGDIPAGPRQDRSSK; from the coding sequence ATGAGCAGACCGACTGCTGCACACGGCCGCCTCGCCCTCCTGCTCACCACCCTGCTCCTCGGAGTGTCGCTCGCCCTCGCGCCCGGGCCCCTCGCACACGCGGCGGGCGCGCCGGACGGCCCCGCTCACCCCGCCGCGTCGGCCGGCACCTACTGGACCGCGCAGCGGATGCGGGCCGCAAAGCCCGCCGTCGTCACCAGGAGTTCAAGGACGCCGCGCCCGGCAACGGACCCCCCTCCCCCGAGCCACCCGTTCGACGGCCTCCCCCAGGTGGGGACCTTCTTCTGGACGGACGGCAGCAACACCGGCCGGTTCTGCGGCGGCACGGTCGTACGCAGCCCGCGTCGCAACCTCGTGGTCAGCGCCGGGCACTGTCTGCGCTCCCCCGACCCGAAGCGGCACCTTTCGTTCGTACCGCAGTACCACGACGGGCTCACCCCGCACGGGATCTACCCCGTCGACCGCAGCTACCTCGACCAGCGGTATTACGACCTCGGTACCGACGCGGGGGCCCGCTGGGACTACGCGGTCGTGCGGCTGGGGGCGAGGAGCGACGGGCAGGAGGTGGAGGACGTGACGGGCGGCTTCGACCTGCTCCCGTACCCCGGGTACGACCACCGGAAGGTACGGCTCATCGGCTACCCCGGCAACAGCGACACCAGCCATCCCAAGCCCCTGGACTGCACCTCCTCCACACATCGCTACACCAGCACCGACCCGGCCGCCCCCGGGGACTTCCTGGAGATCGCCTGCGCGGGCTACATCGGCGGCACCTCCGGCGGGCCGTTCCTGGTACGGGACTTCACCGGCTACGCCCTGATCGGCGTCATCGGCGGCTACCACACCGGCGGCGACTTCCCGGACGTCTCTTACAGCTCCTACTTCACGGCCGACACCCTGGCGCTCTATGCGCACGCGGTCCGCGGCGATATTCCTGCCGGACCGCGCCAGGATCGGTCGTCGAAGTGA
- a CDS encoding cytosine permease, with translation MTIEESAFRGRMPARTGDLAVERHGIEPVPENNRYGKSARLFTVWFAPNLTMTGVFSGTVGISLGLDFWTALTAMVLGTIVGAVPAAYLGTWGSQTGTGQLPLSRLAFGRGVALPGIMQWLSSVAWDALIGLFGGEALAQLLGWPFWLGALVVLLLQGAVGVFGYEALHQLQTVMTFVLGAAFLVLSVKLLSGVPLPVSSSAHGADRLGAFVLTSTVALSLAISWAPYASDFSRYLPRATSRPRMFWYSVLGMVLSFAWVQALGLWGAKLFTDQTAAGVHGLLGGGVLGAFGLLAIAAAAVCSNAMNDYSGSLALQTAGIRIPRPLAAAAAAVLGFLLVLWMHAADTAVRFQNLLLFVGYWIPGFVGIVLVDARLRAKARRGAPIDVEAEFARPQPWWPACLAFVVAFAAAVPFMDTTLFVGPVAAALHGADLAYYVAFIVSVVVYAPMRIFVSARKAG, from the coding sequence ATGACCATCGAAGAATCCGCCTTCCGAGGGCGGATGCCTGCCCGGACCGGTGACCTGGCGGTCGAGCGGCACGGCATCGAGCCGGTGCCCGAAAACAACCGCTACGGAAAATCTGCCCGCCTTTTCACCGTGTGGTTCGCCCCCAACCTCACCATGACCGGAGTGTTCTCCGGCACCGTGGGCATCTCCCTGGGGCTGGACTTCTGGACGGCCCTCACGGCCATGGTGCTCGGCACGATCGTCGGTGCGGTGCCCGCCGCCTACCTCGGCACCTGGGGCAGCCAGACCGGGACCGGTCAGCTGCCGCTGTCGCGGCTGGCCTTCGGCCGTGGTGTGGCGCTGCCCGGCATCATGCAGTGGCTCTCCTCCGTCGCCTGGGATGCGCTGATCGGCCTCTTCGGTGGTGAAGCGCTGGCCCAACTGCTCGGTTGGCCGTTCTGGCTGGGCGCGCTGGTGGTCCTGCTGCTCCAGGGAGCCGTCGGCGTCTTTGGCTACGAGGCGCTCCACCAGCTCCAAACGGTGATGACCTTCGTGCTGGGCGCCGCGTTCCTGGTCCTGAGCGTCAAGCTGCTGTCCGGGGTGCCGCTTCCCGTATCGAGCTCCGCACACGGCGCCGATCGCCTGGGTGCCTTTGTCCTGACCAGCACCGTCGCGCTGAGCCTGGCCATCTCGTGGGCCCCGTACGCGTCGGACTTCAGCCGTTACCTGCCCCGTGCGACCTCCCGGCCCAGGATGTTCTGGTACTCCGTGCTCGGCATGGTGCTCTCGTTCGCCTGGGTGCAGGCGCTGGGGCTCTGGGGAGCCAAGCTGTTCACCGATCAGACCGCCGCCGGGGTGCACGGGCTGCTCGGCGGCGGGGTCCTCGGCGCCTTCGGCCTGCTGGCCATTGCGGCCGCGGCGGTGTGCAGCAACGCCATGAACGACTACAGCGGTTCCCTGGCGCTCCAGACGGCCGGTATACGGATACCCCGGCCGCTCGCCGCAGCGGCAGCGGCCGTACTCGGTTTTCTGCTGGTGCTGTGGATGCACGCCGCGGACACCGCGGTGCGCTTCCAGAACCTGCTGCTGTTCGTGGGCTATTGGATCCCTGGTTTCGTGGGCATTGTGCTCGTCGACGCGCGGCTGCGCGCCAAGGCCCGTCGCGGCGCGCCGATCGATGTGGAGGCCGAGTTCGCCCGTCCCCAGCCGTGGTGGCCCGCGTGCCTTGCTTTTGTCGTGGCGTTCGCCGCGGCCGTGCCCTTCATGGACACGACCCTGTTCGTCGGCCCGGTCGCGGCCGCACTGCATGGTGCCGATCTCGCGTACTACGTCGCCTTCATCGTGTCTGTGGTGGTCTATGCCCCTATGAGGATCTTTGTGAGTGCGCGTAAGGCGGGTTAA
- a CDS encoding MmcQ/YjbR family DNA-binding protein → MDSADVRRIALSLPETVEKVAWEMPTFRVAGKMFVTIPDDESSFAVRCPKHERKELIAAEPAKFWVPPHEAGSAWVRVRLNALEDIGELRDILVDSWKQAAPTRLVDAFPRTD, encoded by the coding sequence ATGGATTCCGCCGATGTCCGCCGTATCGCCCTTTCCCTGCCCGAGACGGTGGAGAAGGTGGCCTGGGAGATGCCCACATTCCGGGTCGCCGGAAAGATGTTCGTCACGATTCCCGACGATGAGTCCTCGTTCGCCGTGCGATGCCCGAAGCACGAGCGGAAAGAGTTGATTGCCGCGGAGCCGGCGAAGTTCTGGGTGCCGCCGCACGAAGCCGGCTCCGCCTGGGTGAGGGTACGGCTGAACGCGTTGGAGGACATCGGCGAGCTGCGGGACATCCTCGTGGACTCCTGGAAGCAAGCAGCTCCGACGCGGCTCGTGGATGCTTTTCCCCGAACGGACTGA